The Georgenia faecalis genome includes a window with the following:
- a CDS encoding metallophosphoesterase codes for MRAPSARPPRAASPPLRAPSPRLRAGVVTAALAALVLGATAPATTATAAPATTWPLVVTEIVPNPDGHDHVEYFEVTNTTTEDLVIGEGGYTFSYAFDDSADTGNTVPLTAPAGTVVPAGGTTVFWVSYESADGNVDSFAYDEAYFRAFWAARGGSTAGYDVVRVTGQPGLANGGGRTIRVADGDGAVVGWSHYPPGSTGIDQAAQFRTPVDPAQGSMDVLAANAAPSPGVVDPAQLEDRGGSEEPTEEPTEEPTEEPTDEPTEDPTTDPAAPIPGPAADSVVGTLLLTELVVDSTNVGASDGYEYIEVYNTTTQPIDFADYQIRYLYPDSGSSALWPATPEGAVVAPGDTLVLWIKNGPNAELTRADFNAFYGTAVPEAQILEIAAGGMANGSARGIEVITDTGVTVNGGLYNLNGARDVQLNQGLTYAVDPADFALQRLLGPRPATPGAVDADQVPTELTAMTPDTAAPVVADTTPATIDPSGDFTISATITDDSLVRSVTLELRSDVEDAARTVNLLRGDADGYAHTVGAVDLIGKAYYEYRFVVSDGTNVTATDVVRVPVEGVNAAPVRLSVSDGDVLSGATTLSAAGEAFPADLTLAIDGVERTPTTAQLESAPVFAVEVTATDDRFRNAVVMPGEGETTNEQCATGEVLTLFERGTYADVETVTAPVPLGYLEQGADLTILVSSGTKAWPCEDDNENNDDYSISNPRLILPDGRTLTPAGYTGGALSMGDSNDGQYDNYPAVFTIPDDAYTAVGYAWDTTGADDGEHAVTATDGEFTARAAVVVDNTAPVVTSRVSADRAEGDLLQGAITLDAEVTDATTEVADVLATLDGEPVELPHATSSSDLAVGAHTFAVTATDAAGNTAELVETFEVPDEDPAVELLAPEDGVSVAAPELELSARVSDPTGDDLDVEFREAFAYDPTDAAVTARSGQTRDALAPERDGTELDDAQRAALATMDGESASVTSADALPYQAFDVAVPADAGEGASVRVRWDGTANEAAKVLLYVWNTADGAWEEVDRHLTDGEAFALEADVPTADHLVDGAARFLVQHSEGWAGENLSTRESVAEPAHPQDTPRAEYDFTLAWESDTQYYNEEFYDHQLNIHRYLLDQRADVNLQYLFHTGDIVDNFDQPYQWANADPAYRMLDEAGLPYGVLAGNHDVGNFDSDYTEYSRFFGEARFSGNPWYGGSYADNRGHFDLFTAGGIDFIVVSMGWDPGDAEIAWMNSVLAEYPERVAIINLHEYLLTTGGLGPIPQRIQDEVVATNANVSMVMSGHYHDAYTRYDSFDDDGDGVDDRTVTQMLFDYQGLPEGGLGYLRLLQFDNEDEEIRVRTYSPSLEVYNSDHETLDLEHQDFVISYETAGIVSRVKELSGDAFRAEVLTDVELGDGAGGGAADDAAGVLGRVEGVASGSEVAVSWAPADGTYGWYVTATDDFGGEADSEVWEVTFARTEVPTDEPTDGGPTDGGPTDGGPTDGGPTDGPTDGGPTDGGPGGGGPTDGGPTDGGPGTGDPGAGGPGSGAGDGAPGMGEPGVGSSDRSGEGELSRTGVGMGIGAVALLLLAAGGALLTHRRRKASS; via the coding sequence ATGCGCGCCCCATCCGCTCGACCGCCCCGAGCCGCGAGCCCCCCGCTCCGCGCCCCGAGCCCCCGGCTCCGGGCCGGCGTCGTCACGGCCGCCCTGGCCGCCCTCGTCCTCGGCGCCACGGCGCCGGCGACCACCGCCACCGCGGCCCCCGCCACGACCTGGCCGCTCGTCGTCACCGAGATCGTGCCGAACCCCGACGGCCACGACCACGTCGAGTACTTCGAGGTCACGAACACCACGACCGAGGACCTCGTCATCGGCGAGGGCGGTTACACGTTCTCGTACGCCTTCGACGACTCCGCCGACACTGGCAACACCGTCCCGCTCACGGCCCCGGCCGGGACGGTGGTCCCCGCCGGCGGCACGACGGTCTTCTGGGTCTCCTACGAGAGCGCCGACGGCAACGTCGACTCCTTCGCCTACGACGAGGCGTACTTCCGCGCGTTCTGGGCGGCGCGCGGCGGCTCAACCGCGGGGTACGACGTCGTCCGCGTGACCGGTCAGCCCGGGCTGGCCAACGGCGGCGGGCGCACGATCCGCGTCGCCGACGGCGACGGTGCCGTCGTGGGGTGGTCGCACTACCCGCCGGGCTCGACGGGCATCGACCAGGCGGCGCAGTTCCGCACCCCGGTCGACCCGGCCCAGGGGTCGATGGACGTCCTCGCCGCCAACGCCGCGCCGAGCCCCGGCGTCGTCGACCCCGCGCAGCTCGAGGACCGCGGCGGCTCCGAGGAGCCCACCGAGGAGCCGACGGAGGAGCCGACGGAGGAGCCGACGGACGAGCCCACCGAGGACCCGACGACGGACCCGGCCGCCCCGATCCCCGGTCCCGCCGCGGACTCGGTCGTCGGCACCCTCCTGCTCACCGAGCTCGTCGTCGACAGCACGAACGTCGGCGCGAGCGACGGCTACGAGTACATCGAGGTCTACAACACGACCACCCAGCCGATCGACTTCGCCGACTACCAGATCCGCTACCTCTACCCGGACAGCGGCTCCTCCGCGCTGTGGCCGGCCACCCCCGAGGGCGCCGTGGTCGCCCCCGGCGACACGCTCGTCCTGTGGATCAAGAACGGCCCCAACGCCGAGCTCACCCGCGCGGACTTCAACGCCTTCTACGGCACCGCGGTCCCCGAGGCGCAGATCCTCGAGATCGCGGCCGGCGGCATGGCCAACGGCAGCGCCCGCGGCATCGAGGTCATCACGGACACCGGGGTCACGGTCAACGGCGGGCTCTACAACCTCAACGGCGCCCGCGACGTTCAGCTCAACCAGGGGCTCACGTACGCGGTCGACCCCGCGGACTTTGCGCTCCAGCGCCTCCTCGGCCCGCGGCCCGCCACGCCCGGCGCGGTCGACGCGGACCAGGTCCCCACCGAGCTCACGGCCATGACGCCCGACACGGCAGCGCCCGTCGTCGCGGACACGACCCCGGCCACGATCGACCCGAGCGGCGACTTCACCATCTCCGCGACGATCACCGACGACTCCCTCGTCCGCAGCGTCACCCTCGAGCTGCGCTCCGACGTCGAGGATGCCGCGCGCACGGTCAACCTCCTGCGCGGTGACGCGGACGGCTATGCCCACACGGTGGGCGCCGTCGACCTCATCGGCAAGGCGTACTACGAGTACCGCTTCGTCGTCTCCGACGGCACGAACGTCACGGCGACCGACGTCGTGCGCGTCCCGGTCGAGGGTGTCAACGCCGCCCCGGTCCGCCTCAGCGTCTCCGACGGCGACGTCCTCTCCGGCGCCACGACCCTCTCCGCCGCGGGCGAGGCGTTCCCGGCCGACCTCACGCTCGCGATCGATGGCGTCGAGCGCACCCCCACGACGGCGCAGCTCGAGTCCGCGCCGGTGTTCGCCGTCGAGGTGACGGCCACGGACGACCGGTTCCGCAACGCCGTCGTCATGCCGGGTGAGGGCGAGACGACCAACGAGCAGTGCGCCACCGGCGAGGTGCTCACGCTCTTCGAGCGCGGCACGTACGCCGACGTCGAGACGGTCACCGCGCCGGTGCCGCTCGGCTACCTCGAGCAGGGCGCCGACCTCACCATCCTCGTCTCCTCGGGCACGAAGGCCTGGCCGTGCGAGGACGACAACGAGAACAACGACGACTACTCGATCTCCAACCCCCGGCTCATCCTCCCCGACGGCCGCACGCTCACGCCGGCCGGCTACACGGGCGGCGCGCTGTCGATGGGCGACTCCAACGACGGTCAGTACGACAACTACCCGGCCGTCTTCACCATCCCCGACGACGCCTACACGGCCGTCGGCTACGCCTGGGACACCACCGGGGCCGACGACGGCGAGCATGCCGTCACCGCGACGGACGGCGAGTTCACGGCCCGCGCCGCCGTCGTCGTCGACAACACGGCGCCCGTGGTCACGTCGCGCGTGAGCGCGGACCGCGCCGAGGGGGATCTCCTCCAGGGCGCCATCACCCTCGACGCCGAGGTCACCGACGCGACCACCGAGGTGGCCGACGTGCTCGCCACGCTCGACGGCGAGCCCGTCGAGCTGCCGCACGCGACGTCGTCGAGCGACCTCGCCGTGGGCGCGCACACGTTCGCGGTGACGGCCACGGACGCCGCGGGCAACACGGCCGAGCTCGTCGAGACCTTCGAGGTGCCGGACGAGGACCCCGCCGTCGAGCTCCTCGCGCCCGAGGACGGCGTGTCCGTTGCGGCTCCCGAGCTCGAGCTCTCCGCCCGGGTGAGCGACCCGACGGGTGACGACCTCGACGTCGAATTCCGGGAGGCCTTCGCCTATGACCCGACGGACGCGGCCGTGACGGCGCGCTCCGGCCAGACCCGCGACGCGCTCGCTCCCGAGCGGGACGGCACGGAGCTCGACGACGCCCAGCGCGCGGCGCTCGCCACGATGGATGGGGAGTCTGCCTCCGTGACCAGCGCGGACGCGCTGCCCTACCAGGCGTTCGACGTTGCCGTCCCCGCGGACGCGGGGGAGGGGGCGTCGGTGCGCGTGCGCTGGGACGGCACCGCCAACGAGGCGGCGAAGGTGCTGCTCTACGTGTGGAACACGGCCGACGGCGCGTGGGAGGAGGTCGACCGGCACCTCACCGACGGTGAGGCGTTCGCCCTGGAGGCGGACGTGCCGACGGCGGACCACCTGGTCGACGGCGCCGCGCGGTTCCTCGTCCAGCACTCCGAGGGTTGGGCGGGGGAGAACCTCTCGACGCGGGAGTCGGTCGCGGAACCGGCGCACCCGCAGGACACCCCGCGCGCGGAGTACGACTTCACGCTCGCGTGGGAGTCGGACACGCAGTACTACAACGAGGAGTTCTACGACCACCAGCTCAACATCCACCGCTACCTGCTCGATCAGCGGGCGGACGTCAACCTGCAGTACCTCTTCCACACGGGCGACATCGTCGACAACTTCGACCAGCCCTACCAGTGGGCCAACGCCGACCCCGCCTACCGGATGCTCGACGAGGCGGGCCTGCCGTACGGGGTGCTCGCGGGCAACCACGACGTCGGCAACTTCGACAGCGACTACACGGAGTACAGCCGGTTCTTCGGCGAGGCGCGTTTCTCCGGCAACCCCTGGTACGGCGGCTCCTACGCGGACAACCGCGGCCACTTCGACCTGTTCACCGCCGGCGGCATCGACTTCATCGTCGTGTCGATGGGCTGGGACCCGGGCGACGCGGAGATCGCGTGGATGAACTCCGTGCTCGCCGAGTACCCCGAGCGCGTGGCGATCATCAACCTCCACGAGTACCTCCTCACCACCGGTGGGCTCGGGCCGATCCCGCAGCGGATCCAGGACGAGGTGGTGGCGACCAACGCCAACGTCTCGATGGTGATGTCCGGGCACTACCACGACGCCTACACGCGCTACGACTCCTTCGACGACGACGGTGACGGCGTCGATGACCGGACCGTCACGCAGATGCTCTTCGACTACCAGGGCCTGCCCGAGGGCGGCCTCGGGTACTTGCGGCTCCTGCAGTTCGACAACGAGGACGAGGAGATCCGCGTGCGGACGTACTCGCCGTCGCTCGAGGTCTACAACTCCGACCACGAGACGCTCGACCTGGAGCACCAGGACTTCGTCATCTCCTACGAGACCGCGGGGATCGTCAGCCGGGTCAAGGAGCTGAGCGGCGACGCGTTCCGCGCCGAGGTGCTCACGGACGTCGAGCTCGGTGACGGGGCTGGTGGCGGCGCTGCCGACGACGCGGCTGGTGTGCTCGGCCGGGTCGAGGGCGTGGCGAGCGGGTCGGAGGTGGCGGTGTCCTGGGCGCCGGCCGACGGCACGTACGGCTGGTACGTCACCGCGACCGACGACTTCGGTGGCGAGGCCGACTCGGAGGTGTGGGAGGTGACCTTTGCCCGCACCGAGGTGCCGACGGACGAGCCGACCGATGGTGGGCCGACCGACGGTGGGCCGACCGACGGTGGGCCGACCGACGGTGGGCCGACGGACGGGCCGACCGACGGTGGGCCCACGGACGGTGGGCCTGGGGGTGGTGGGCCGACGGATGGCGGGCCCACGGACGGTGGGCCTGGCACCGGTGACCCGGGTGCTGGTGGCCCTGGCAGCGGGGCCGGCGACGGCGCGCCCGGCATGGGCGAACCGGGTGTGGGCAGCTCGGACCGCTCCGGCGAAGGCGAGCTTTCGAGGACCGGTGTCGGCATGGGGATTGGGGCCGTGGCCCTCCTCCTGCTGGCCGCGGGTGGGGCGCTGCTCACCCACCGCCGTCGGAAGGCGAGCTCCTGA
- a CDS encoding toxin-antitoxin system HicB family antitoxin: MDLTPYVAQLRSDLAAAADAGGSDARALADRLSAPLESSARLVILRALSDAAAAITLEMAPGSVEVRLRGLDPDFAVSLPTPEHPDEDRGPATPPPSSGHAGPASTPADPTARGDDGATSRINLRIPEPLKARVEEAAAAEGLSVNAWLVRATAAALEPAGGGARRNSPGHTFAYTEGTRYTGWVR, translated from the coding sequence ATGGACCTCACGCCCTACGTCGCTCAGCTCCGGAGCGACCTCGCCGCAGCCGCCGACGCCGGCGGCTCGGACGCCCGCGCGCTCGCCGACCGGCTCAGCGCCCCGCTCGAGTCCAGCGCCCGGCTCGTCATCCTCCGGGCGCTGTCCGACGCCGCCGCCGCCATCACGCTGGAGATGGCGCCGGGCTCGGTCGAGGTCCGGCTGCGCGGCCTCGACCCGGACTTCGCCGTCAGCCTCCCCACCCCTGAGCACCCTGACGAGGACCGGGGACCGGCGACGCCCCCGCCGTCGTCGGGACATGCCGGGCCCGCGAGCACACCGGCGGACCCGACCGCCCGCGGCGACGACGGCGCCACCTCCCGGATCAACCTCCGCATCCCCGAGCCGCTCAAGGCGCGCGTCGAGGAGGCGGCCGCCGCGGAGGGCCTGTCGGTCAACGCCTGGCTCGTCCGGGCGACCGCGGCGGCGCTCGAACCGGCAGGCGGCGGCGCCCGCCGGAACAGCCCGGGCCACACCTTCGCCTACACCGAGGGCACCCGCTACACCGGATGGGTGCGCTGA
- a CDS encoding MFS transporter → MATALDRRPIAVLVATNLLGGVGVASGAAVGALLVEEHGSTAVAGLGQAASVLGAAVAAIPLATLAARRGRRWSLAAGYAIALVGAALIITAAVLGQIAVLIAGLGLFGVAQAVNLQSRYAASDGVPAVNRAKAISIVMWSTTVGAVVGPNLTAAGERLGSSVGVPGLAGPYLFSLVGFALGGLVVALLYRPARTTADASLPVHAGEARVDVRTEDSPAMELLTADRTDAASTTAAPVVAAPATVGAWAALRWALSHPLARFAVVLLASGHAVMVMVMVMTPLHMKHHGMSLEAVGVVISLHVLGMFALSPVIGWLADRYGAVRIAALGVGILGVAVVLGFVAASSGTSAGGDGVLTAVALTVLGVGWSATTISASALIASTSDDAVRVPLQGATDAGMSYAGAAAAALAGPILALGGFQAVNVAGALLLAPAIVLLVGVARRRAEASAAREPARSVR, encoded by the coding sequence GTGGCAACTGCCCTCGACCGGCGGCCCATCGCCGTCCTCGTCGCCACCAACCTCCTCGGCGGCGTCGGGGTCGCCTCCGGTGCCGCCGTCGGCGCGCTCCTCGTCGAGGAGCACGGGAGCACCGCCGTCGCCGGCCTGGGGCAGGCGGCGAGCGTGCTGGGCGCCGCCGTCGCCGCCATCCCGCTGGCGACCCTGGCCGCCCGGCGCGGGCGCCGGTGGTCCCTCGCCGCCGGCTACGCCATCGCGCTGGTCGGGGCGGCGCTCATCATCACGGCGGCGGTCCTCGGTCAGATCGCGGTGCTCATCGCCGGGCTCGGCCTGTTCGGGGTGGCGCAGGCGGTCAACCTCCAGTCGCGCTACGCCGCGTCCGACGGCGTCCCTGCGGTCAACCGGGCGAAGGCCATCTCGATCGTCATGTGGTCGACGACCGTCGGCGCGGTCGTCGGCCCGAACCTCACTGCCGCCGGTGAACGTCTCGGGTCCTCCGTCGGGGTCCCCGGGCTCGCGGGCCCGTACCTCTTCTCGCTCGTGGGTTTCGCGCTCGGGGGCCTGGTGGTCGCCCTGCTCTACCGCCCCGCCCGGACGACGGCGGACGCATCGCTTCCGGTGCACGCCGGCGAGGCGAGGGTTGACGTCCGGACGGAGGACTCGCCGGCGATGGAGCTGCTGACGGCGGACCGGACCGATGCGGCGTCGACCACCGCGGCCCCGGTCGTCGCGGCGCCGGCGACCGTGGGCGCGTGGGCGGCCCTGCGCTGGGCGTTGTCCCACCCGCTGGCCCGCTTCGCCGTCGTCCTCCTGGCGAGTGGCCACGCCGTGATGGTCATGGTCATGGTGATGACGCCCCTGCACATGAAGCACCACGGCATGTCGCTCGAGGCGGTCGGCGTGGTCATCAGCCTGCACGTTCTCGGCATGTTCGCGCTCAGCCCGGTGATCGGCTGGCTCGCGGACCGGTACGGCGCCGTCCGCATCGCCGCGCTCGGCGTGGGGATTCTCGGCGTGGCCGTCGTCCTCGGGTTCGTGGCGGCGTCCTCGGGGACGTCGGCGGGTGGCGACGGTGTCCTCACCGCCGTGGCGCTGACGGTGCTGGGCGTCGGCTGGTCGGCGACGACCATCTCCGCCTCGGCGCTCATCGCCAGCACCTCCGACGACGCCGTGCGGGTCCCGCTCCAGGGGGCGACCGACGCCGGGATGAGCTACGCCGGCGCCGCGGCGGCGGCGCTCGCCGGGCCGATCCTCGCGCTCGGCGGCTTTCAGGCGGTCAACGTGGCCGGCGCGCTTCTCCTCGCCCCGGCGATCGTGCTGCTCGTCGGCGTCGCTCGTCGGCGCGCCGAGGCGAGCGCCGCCCGGGAGCCGGCGCGCTCGGTCCGGTAA
- a CDS encoding ABC transporter permease: protein MTTHAFSDTAVLTGRSLRHVTRSLDTVITVTLMPIAFLLMFVYVFGGAINTGTGRYVDYLLPGILLITIATGTSYTAYRLFLDLKGGIFERFHSMPITRSSVLWAHVLTSLVSNAISVAVVVAVALVMGFRSSAGPLAWLAAAGILTLFTLALTWMAVIAGLSAKSPDGAGAFSYPIIFLPFISSAFVPTDTMPGPVRAFAENQPVTSIVNTMRGLFADQPVGTEIWVALAWCVGVTVVAFALALVTYRRKVA from the coding sequence ATGACCACGCACGCCTTCTCCGACACGGCCGTCCTCACCGGACGGTCCCTGCGCCACGTCACGCGCAGCCTGGACACCGTCATCACGGTGACCCTCATGCCGATCGCGTTCCTGCTCATGTTCGTCTACGTCTTCGGCGGCGCGATCAACACCGGCACGGGTCGGTACGTCGACTACCTGCTGCCCGGCATCCTGCTCATCACCATCGCGACGGGCACCTCCTACACGGCGTACCGGCTGTTCCTCGACCTCAAGGGCGGGATCTTCGAGCGCTTCCACTCCATGCCGATCACCCGCTCGTCGGTGCTGTGGGCGCACGTGCTCACCTCGCTGGTGTCGAACGCGATCTCCGTCGCCGTCGTCGTGGCGGTGGCGCTGGTGATGGGATTCCGCTCCTCGGCGGGGCCCCTCGCGTGGCTCGCCGCCGCCGGCATCCTCACGCTGTTCACGCTGGCGCTCACGTGGATGGCCGTCATCGCGGGCCTGTCCGCCAAGTCGCCCGACGGCGCCGGGGCGTTCTCCTACCCGATCATCTTCCTGCCGTTCATCAGCTCGGCGTTCGTGCCGACCGACACCATGCCGGGTCCGGTGCGCGCCTTCGCCGAGAACCAGCCGGTGACGTCCATCGTCAACACGATGCGGGGGCTCTTCGCCGACCAGCCGGTCGGCACCGAGATCTGGGTCGCGCTGGCGTGGTGCGTGGGCGTCACGGTCGTGGCCTTCGCGCTCGCGCTGGTGACGTACCGCCGCAAGGTGGCCTAG
- a CDS encoding DUF4097 family beta strand repeat-containing protein — protein MSPTFATPGPVSLDVDTSVGDIYVTATDTTQTVVTVHPSDPGRAADAKDAEQTIVEHTGDRITVRTAKRFTVFGRGGAVRMDITVPEGSAVRVKAAMAHVRTTGRLGETTIAVSMGDIRCEETASARFSTGTGDITVDRVAGATIVGGAGAIRITEIDGAATVKNANGSTWIGSVGGDARVRAANGDITIDAAGGGVDARSACGNVRALGVTRGTVNLHTSAGSVDVGVRRGTAAWLDVATQYGQVTTSLDPADTPETTAQTVEVRARTSFGDVTVHPA, from the coding sequence ATGAGCCCCACCTTCGCCACCCCCGGCCCGGTCAGCCTCGACGTGGACACCTCCGTCGGCGACATCTACGTCACCGCGACCGACACCACCCAGACTGTCGTCACCGTCCACCCCAGCGACCCGGGGCGCGCCGCCGACGCCAAGGACGCCGAGCAGACCATCGTCGAGCACACCGGCGACCGCATCACCGTCCGTACCGCCAAGCGCTTCACCGTCTTCGGCCGGGGCGGCGCGGTGCGCATGGACATCACCGTCCCGGAAGGCTCCGCCGTCCGCGTCAAGGCCGCCATGGCCCACGTCCGCACCACCGGTCGGCTGGGCGAGACGACCATCGCCGTCTCCATGGGGGACATCCGCTGCGAGGAGACCGCCAGCGCCCGGTTCAGCACCGGTACCGGGGACATCACGGTCGACCGGGTGGCCGGCGCGACGATCGTCGGCGGCGCGGGCGCCATCCGCATCACCGAGATCGACGGCGCCGCCACCGTGAAGAACGCCAACGGCTCCACCTGGATCGGGTCGGTCGGGGGCGACGCCCGGGTCCGCGCCGCCAACGGCGACATCACCATCGACGCCGCGGGCGGCGGCGTGGACGCCCGCTCCGCGTGCGGCAACGTGCGGGCGCTCGGGGTCACCCGTGGCACCGTCAACCTCCACACCTCGGCCGGGTCGGTCGACGTCGGCGTCCGGCGCGGGACGGCCGCCTGGCTCGACGTCGCCACGCAGTACGGCCAGGTCACCACCTCCCTCGACCCGGCGGACACGCCGGAGACGACGGCGCAGACGGTCGAGGTCCGCGCCCGCACCAGCTTCGGGGACGTCACCGTCCACCCCGCCTGA
- a CDS encoding DUF72 domain-containing protein, with protein sequence MTIHVGTSGWSYDHWTGVLYPDGMPPRDRLARYVEAFGTVELNASFYRWPRDVTFASWRRRTPEGFVLSVKAPRGLTHAKRLYAPERWAERIAGSWHELGEARGVLLVQLGPQQERDDARLDYFLGRLPWWVRVAVELRHPSWHDDAVYGLLERHGAAYCVMSGAGLPCVLRTTAPFVYVRLHGPDHDHLYGGSYSDDDLRWWADRMREWEASGREVLAYFNNDGGGNAVRNAWRLRELLGR encoded by the coding sequence GTGACGATCCACGTGGGCACGTCGGGCTGGAGCTACGACCACTGGACGGGCGTGCTCTACCCCGACGGCATGCCCCCGCGGGACCGGCTCGCGCGGTACGTCGAGGCGTTCGGGACCGTCGAGCTCAACGCGAGCTTCTACCGGTGGCCCCGTGACGTCACCTTCGCCAGCTGGCGCCGGCGCACGCCCGAGGGGTTCGTCCTGTCCGTCAAGGCTCCCCGTGGGCTCACCCACGCGAAGAGGCTCTACGCACCCGAGCGGTGGGCCGAGCGCATCGCCGGCTCGTGGCACGAGCTGGGGGAGGCGCGCGGGGTCCTGCTCGTCCAGCTCGGCCCGCAGCAGGAGCGCGACGACGCCCGCCTCGACTACTTCCTGGGCCGACTCCCGTGGTGGGTGCGCGTGGCGGTAGAGCTGCGCCACCCGAGCTGGCACGACGACGCCGTCTACGGCCTCCTCGAGCGGCACGGCGCCGCCTACTGCGTCATGAGCGGCGCGGGCCTGCCGTGCGTCCTGCGCACGACGGCCCCCTTCGTCTACGTGCGCCTGCACGGCCCCGACCACGACCACCTCTACGGCGGGTCCTACTCCGACGACGACCTGCGCTGGTGGGCGGACCGGATGCGCGAGTGGGAGGCCTCGGGACGCGAGGTGCTCGCCTACTTCAACAACGACGGCGGCGGCAACGCGGTCCGCAACGCGTGGCGCCTGCGCGAGCTGCTGGGGCGCTGA
- a CDS encoding phosphotransferase family protein, with protein sequence MGDAGLADGAGLADAAAVTPPDVDALRAVARDVLATHGLPARSLRLLGAGLDHAAFEADGEVVVRIAVGGAGESEVAAEVRREAELLRAVAAVVPVAVPVPLVVDGDRGCLAYRRLPGRPLLGLPDALDHASEVGSAVGAVLAVLHAQPTDRFADLLDVDDVPADEWLAEARAVYAGVAAEVPAEFRPRIEAFLDAAPPAAGTELVVAHNDLGAEHLLVDPDTGELTGLLDWSDAALTDPARDLALVLRDLGPVGFEAALRTYGEGGGRGARGRSARGERALNHGDLRERAILYARCAALEDLAYGLEPGHRPYADAARRALGWLFPPAADPSA encoded by the coding sequence ATGGGTGATGCCGGGCTGGCGGACGGTGCCGGGCTGGCGGACGCCGCGGCGGTGACGCCGCCTGACGTGGACGCGCTGCGGGCGGTGGCGCGGGACGTGCTCGCCACTCACGGCCTCCCCGCGCGCTCCTTACGCCTGCTCGGGGCCGGGCTCGACCACGCGGCGTTCGAGGCTGACGGCGAGGTGGTCGTCCGGATCGCCGTCGGGGGTGCGGGTGAGTCCGAGGTAGCAGCAGAAGTGCGGCGGGAGGCGGAGCTGCTGCGCGCCGTCGCCGCCGTGGTCCCCGTGGCGGTGCCCGTGCCGCTGGTCGTCGACGGCGACCGGGGGTGCCTCGCCTATCGGCGGCTCCCCGGCCGGCCGCTGCTCGGCCTTCCCGACGCGCTTGACCACGCGTCGGAGGTCGGCAGCGCCGTCGGCGCGGTGCTCGCGGTCCTACACGCCCAGCCGACCGACCGGTTCGCCGACCTGCTCGACGTCGACGACGTGCCCGCCGACGAGTGGCTCGCGGAGGCGCGCGCGGTCTACGCCGGGGTCGCCGCCGAGGTGCCGGCGGAGTTCCGTCCGCGGATCGAGGCCTTCCTCGACGCGGCGCCACCGGCGGCCGGGACGGAGCTGGTCGTCGCGCACAACGACCTCGGCGCGGAGCACCTGCTCGTCGACCCGGACACCGGGGAGCTCACCGGCCTGCTCGACTGGAGCGACGCCGCGCTCACCGACCCGGCCCGCGACCTCGCGCTCGTGCTGCGCGACCTGGGGCCGGTCGGGTTCGAGGCGGCCCTGCGCACGTACGGCGAGGGTGGCGGCCGGGGCGCGCGCGGCCGTTCCGCGCGCGGCGAGCGCGCCCTTAACCACGGAGACCTCCGCGAGCGCGCCATCCTCTACGCGCGGTGCGCGGCGCTGGAGGATCTCGCCTACGGGCTGGAGCCGGGGCACCGGCCGTACGCCGACGCCGCCCGGCGCGCGCTCGGCTGGCTCTTCCCGCCAGCGGCCGACCCCTCGGCCTGA
- a CDS encoding ABC transporter ATP-binding protein, producing the protein MPSTAQGPAIRVQGLTKSFDQLHVLRGVDFDVARGTVYALLGSNGAGKTTIVRILSTLLAPDAGTATVHGFDVVREPARVRESISLTGQFAAVDEVLTGRENLVLVARLRHLPEPRQIADDLLARFDLSDAATRKVAEYSGGMRRRLDIAMSLVGHPPVIFLDEPTTGLDPQSRLEVWRTVQELTAGGTTVLLTTQYLDEAEQLADRIGILHEGRIIADGTLAELKQLLPPAQVEYVEKQPTLEEIFLAVVSSGHQDR; encoded by the coding sequence ATGCCATCCACCGCTCAGGGGCCCGCCATCCGCGTGCAGGGCCTGACCAAGTCCTTCGACCAGCTCCACGTCCTGCGGGGAGTGGACTTCGACGTCGCCCGCGGCACCGTCTACGCCCTCCTCGGCTCCAACGGGGCCGGCAAGACGACCATCGTCCGGATCCTGTCCACGCTCCTCGCGCCCGACGCCGGGACGGCAACCGTCCACGGGTTCGACGTCGTCCGGGAACCGGCGCGGGTGCGCGAGTCGATCAGCCTCACCGGCCAGTTCGCCGCCGTCGACGAGGTCCTCACGGGGCGCGAGAACCTCGTGCTCGTCGCCCGCCTGCGGCACCTGCCCGAGCCGCGCCAGATCGCGGACGACCTGCTCGCGCGCTTCGACCTCAGCGACGCCGCCACACGCAAGGTCGCCGAGTACTCCGGCGGCATGCGACGCCGGCTCGACATCGCCATGAGCCTCGTCGGGCACCCGCCCGTGATCTTCCTCGACGAGCCGACCACCGGCCTCGACCCGCAGTCCCGCCTCGAGGTGTGGCGGACCGTGCAGGAGCTCACCGCGGGCGGCACCACGGTGCTGCTCACCACCCAGTACCTCGACGAGGCCGAGCAGCTCGCCGACCGGATCGGCATCCTCCACGAGGGCCGGATCATCGCCGACGGCACGCTCGCCGAGCTCAAGCAGCTCCTCCCGCCGGCGCAGGTCGAGTACGTCGAGAAGCAGCCCACCCTCGAGGAGATCTTCCTCGCCGTCGTCAGCTCCGGACACCAGGACAGGTAG